From the genome of Muricauda sp. SCSIO 64092, one region includes:
- a CDS encoding vanadium-dependent haloperoxidase has product MRKIGLFHLYCSISLGILFFYIGCSTAGKKNLSQQEVIVGWANMATYLAKHTPSNSPTYASRGFGYIALTMYESIVHGYGSHNSLEGQLNGLQDLPKPEGEKSYNWILALNAGQSTILKHMYQQTSDENKIKIDSLENVINEFFSKSPDTTVEINDRSTTYGNALANAIYEWSKTDGGHRGYLDNFDKNWIHPTQPGSWKPPLFAQSFSHHPLHPHWGQNRTFLKENQNLPIPYMIPYDTISGSPYYNEFRQVYEKDLILTKEEKEAAIWWGDDPDVTFTPPGHSYYIATLAIEKSNPSLMECAEVYAKTAIAVADSFINCWKWKYHFFSERPNTFIPQFIDQEWESFWPDPPFPSFPSGHAINAAAMATILENEFGEAFHFTDRAHEGRERDEIRDTDFVIRSFDSFWEAAQETADSRFYGGIHTPQDNNVGLVEGAKIAKNVLGLDWHTKN; this is encoded by the coding sequence ATGCGAAAAATTGGCCTTTTTCATCTGTATTGCAGTATAAGTTTGGGAATACTCTTTTTTTATATCGGTTGCTCGACTGCTGGAAAAAAGAATCTTTCTCAACAAGAAGTGATCGTAGGCTGGGCGAACATGGCCACCTATCTTGCAAAACATACGCCTTCCAATTCCCCTACCTATGCCTCCAGGGGCTTCGGCTACATTGCCTTGACCATGTACGAGTCCATAGTGCACGGATATGGCTCCCATAACTCTTTGGAAGGTCAACTGAACGGTCTGCAAGACTTGCCCAAACCTGAAGGTGAAAAATCGTATAACTGGATTTTAGCATTGAATGCAGGCCAATCCACAATATTGAAGCATATGTATCAACAGACTTCAGACGAAAACAAGATAAAAATTGATTCCCTTGAAAACGTGATCAACGAATTTTTTTCGAAATCCCCTGATACTACAGTGGAAATCAACGATCGATCCACTACCTATGGCAATGCCCTGGCCAATGCCATTTATGAATGGTCAAAAACCGACGGGGGACATAGGGGGTATTTGGACAATTTTGATAAGAATTGGATACATCCCACCCAACCTGGTTCATGGAAGCCCCCCCTATTCGCACAATCATTCAGCCATCACCCACTCCACCCACATTGGGGCCAAAACAGAACCTTCCTCAAGGAAAACCAGAATCTCCCAATTCCATATATGATTCCGTACGATACCATATCTGGATCACCCTATTACAATGAGTTTAGGCAGGTTTATGAAAAAGACCTGATTTTGACCAAAGAAGAGAAAGAAGCGGCCATCTGGTGGGGTGATGATCCCGATGTTACGTTCACCCCTCCAGGACATTCATACTATATAGCAACACTCGCCATAGAAAAATCCAATCCATCATTAATGGAATGTGCCGAGGTCTATGCAAAAACAGCAATTGCCGTGGCCGATTCCTTTATCAATTGTTGGAAATGGAAATACCATTTTTTTTCTGAACGGCCAAATACCTTCATTCCACAATTTATCGATCAGGAATGGGAATCCTTCTGGCCAGACCCACCATTTCCATCATTTCCCTCCGGTCATGCCATTAACGCGGCGGCAATGGCCACCATTTTGGAAAACGAATTTGGGGAGGCGTTCCATTTTACCGATAGGGCCCATGAAGGTAGGGAAAGGGATGAAATACGGGACACGGATTTTGTAATCAGATCCTTCGATTCCTTTTGGGAAGCGGCACAAGAAACGGCAGACTCAAGATTTTATGGGGGTATCCACACCCCGCAAGACAATAATGTAGGTCTCGTTGAAGGGGCAAAGATTGCTAAAAATGTGTTGGGTCTGGATTGGCATACCAAAAATTGA
- a CDS encoding RagB/SusD family nutrient uptake outer membrane protein, translating into MKKLVLFLMGTVMLLGSCNDDILNLSPQDSRISSDATWGDAALAQAFVFNVYSGLGYGGFEEEGLSSLTDEAMFTHSGRELNVLTEGTLDPANLGNTRVLPTWGELYTAVRDANIAIQELPEATFDDQDLKDRLMGESLFLRAYYYHQLMRTYGGVPLIENPYGLNEDYSIARNTLAETVQFINDDLDRAIPLLTGKGYVRGRASELSAMALKSRILTYAASDLYDGPTVSGISSAHASYNNLELVAYTSGDRATRWQAAKTASKQVLDATTGYKLDLIAPVSFEEGRQNYISLAMGGESSIGDAAAAADNLFERTHTPLFTEEDDWPLGGINFGINNGPNGYNNWAGNTPIQQLVDDYEMMDGTKFDWGNPAHASDPYANRDPRFYGTVLYDGADWKPRPDAVTSIDPVNQIQTGRYDLGNGEFIAGVDTRQSVIEDWNGTRTGYYVRKFIDPDPGKRDNFDDAQTVPWPFLRYTEVVFNYVEACIQTGDDAEARNWLNKIRFRAGMPEINDSGPALLERFINEKRIEMAYEEQRFYDARRWLIAPETLGRGVQVINVEAILKTGAMPNTPYTFDRDVYDYTYTVVGNTDNEIRSWDDKLYFWPIGRDEMNRNDLLVQNPGY; encoded by the coding sequence ATGAAAAAGTTGGTTTTATTTTTAATGGGAACCGTTATGTTGTTGGGTTCTTGCAATGACGATATCTTGAATCTATCTCCCCAGGACTCCAGGATCTCCTCGGATGCCACATGGGGCGATGCCGCCCTGGCACAGGCTTTTGTATTTAATGTGTATTCCGGCCTGGGATATGGCGGCTTTGAGGAAGAAGGCTTGTCCTCCCTAACGGACGAGGCCATGTTCACCCATTCCGGGCGGGAATTGAATGTGCTTACCGAAGGAACCCTGGACCCCGCCAATTTGGGAAATACCAGGGTATTGCCCACATGGGGGGAACTGTATACAGCGGTACGGGATGCCAATATCGCCATTCAGGAACTACCGGAGGCTACCTTTGATGACCAGGACCTAAAGGACAGGCTTATGGGAGAATCCCTTTTCCTAAGGGCCTATTATTACCATCAATTGATGCGGACCTATGGAGGGGTTCCATTAATTGAAAATCCTTATGGATTAAATGAAGATTACAGCATTGCCAGAAATACGTTGGCCGAGACCGTCCAATTTATCAATGATGATCTGGACAGGGCCATTCCTTTATTGACCGGCAAGGGATATGTTCGGGGAAGGGCCTCTGAGTTGAGCGCCATGGCCTTAAAATCCAGGATACTGACCTATGCAGCTAGCGACCTGTATGATGGCCCCACTGTTTCGGGCATATCTTCCGCGCATGCATCATATAATAATCTGGAGCTAGTGGCTTATACTTCAGGAGATAGGGCCACACGTTGGCAAGCGGCCAAAACAGCTTCCAAACAGGTATTGGATGCTACCACTGGCTATAAACTAGACTTAATTGCACCGGTTAGTTTTGAAGAAGGCAGGCAGAACTATATCTCACTGGCCATGGGCGGGGAAAGTTCCATTGGCGATGCTGCAGCCGCTGCGGACAATCTGTTTGAGCGTACCCATACTCCATTATTTACCGAAGAGGATGATTGGCCCTTGGGCGGCATTAACTTTGGCATAAACAATGGCCCCAACGGATATAACAATTGGGCGGGCAACACCCCGATACAGCAACTGGTGGATGATTATGAAATGATGGATGGAACCAAATTTGATTGGGGCAATCCAGCCCATGCTTCAGACCCCTATGCCAATAGAGATCCAAGGTTCTATGGAACTGTTCTTTATGATGGCGCGGATTGGAAACCACGACCTGATGCTGTGACGAGCATTGACCCAGTGAACCAAATTCAGACCGGACGTTATGATCTGGGGAATGGAGAGTTTATTGCAGGGGTGGATACCCGACAATCCGTGATTGAAGATTGGAATGGGACACGAACAGGTTACTATGTAAGGAAGTTTATCGACCCCGATCCAGGCAAAAGGGATAATTTTGATGATGCCCAAACCGTGCCTTGGCCCTTCTTAAGATATACTGAGGTTGTATTTAACTATGTTGAGGCATGTATTCAAACTGGCGATGATGCCGAAGCCCGTAACTGGCTCAATAAAATTAGGTTTAGGGCCGGAATGCCTGAAATCAACGATTCTGGTCCTGCACTATTGGAAAGGTTCATCAATGAAAAACGGATAGAAATGGCATACGAAGAACAACGTTTTTATGATGCCAGAAGATGGTTGATTGCGCCAGAAACCTTGGGTAGGGGGGTTCAGGTCATCAATGTGGAAGCCATATTAAAAACTGGCGCCATGCCCAATACACCCTATACTTTTGATAGGGATGTCTATGATTATACCTATACAGTTGTGGGCAATACGGATAATGAGATTCGATCTTGGGACGACAAACTGTATTTCTGGCCGATTGGCCGGGATGAAATGAACAGAAACGATTTGCTGGTTCAAAACCCTGGTTACTAG
- a CDS encoding CRTAC1 family protein — MDKKKIAIALIGLVILSVVATNAQATFVDITEKSGIDHQFKVYEGTFGGGAVVFDINNDGFEDLFITGGVNDDVLYLNNGNGTFTNIYKESGLEVSSGYVTQGATSADVNKDGFRDLFITTINTTDSTNIIPRAKNLLFLNNGDLTFKDVTTKYGLSGLNSFSTGACSGDVNEDGYPDLYIGNYFKEFEGKLGVIKDATIVSANQTSKDYLLINEKGEYFNDKYEDYGLDHTGFGFGGIFTDFDMDGDQDILVNNDFGYKASPNLLYENRFFWKKFKNVAKSKNMDLPINAMAAAVGDYDNDGSFDYFVTNIKFNRLMRNMGNGTFEDKAKETGAYSFSISWGANFADFDHDSDLDIYVSNGDLNPNCVPLPNFYYENRGGKFVEMASMIKVNDPGVGRGSIVFDLENDGDMDILIVNQAPIYEYPVPSVTKLFRNDMANGNWLKVALKGTKGETNGIGSRIEVFAGNTYMVREIDGGNSSHLSQSSAVAHFGLGDLETVDNVIVTWVGGKKQVVGAQKANQLLTITESADGNSYHWLIFCTFFLLFLIITLMGLQTKRQAK, encoded by the coding sequence ATGGACAAAAAAAAGATTGCCATAGCTTTAATAGGTCTCGTCATTTTATCCGTAGTGGCCACAAACGCCCAGGCTACTTTTGTGGATATCACCGAAAAATCAGGAATAGACCATCAGTTCAAGGTCTATGAGGGTACCTTTGGAGGTGGTGCTGTAGTATTCGACATCAATAATGATGGCTTTGAAGATTTGTTCATTACAGGTGGGGTAAACGATGATGTGCTCTATTTGAACAATGGAAATGGGACGTTTACGAATATATACAAAGAATCTGGACTTGAGGTAAGTAGTGGATACGTAACACAGGGAGCAACAAGTGCGGATGTCAACAAAGATGGTTTTAGGGATTTATTTATAACCACGATAAATACCACGGACAGCACCAACATAATCCCCAGGGCAAAAAATCTGCTGTTTCTGAACAATGGAGACCTTACCTTTAAAGATGTTACTACGAAATATGGACTTTCAGGGTTAAATTCCTTCAGTACGGGAGCATGTTCTGGCGATGTCAATGAAGATGGGTACCCGGATCTCTACATTGGCAATTATTTTAAAGAATTTGAAGGTAAGCTTGGGGTTATCAAAGATGCGACTATAGTAAGTGCCAACCAGACATCCAAAGATTATTTATTGATAAACGAAAAGGGGGAATACTTTAACGACAAATATGAAGACTATGGGCTTGACCACACTGGATTTGGATTTGGAGGCATATTCACCGATTTTGATATGGATGGGGATCAGGATATTTTGGTGAACAATGATTTTGGGTACAAGGCCTCTCCCAACCTCTTATATGAAAACAGATTTTTCTGGAAGAAGTTTAAGAACGTTGCCAAATCCAAAAACATGGATTTGCCCATAAATGCAATGGCAGCTGCAGTAGGGGACTATGATAATGATGGATCGTTCGATTACTTTGTGACCAATATCAAATTCAACCGACTCATGCGCAATATGGGCAATGGTACTTTTGAGGACAAGGCCAAAGAAACAGGTGCATATTCTTTTTCTATCAGTTGGGGGGCAAACTTTGCCGATTTTGACCATGATAGCGATTTGGACATCTATGTATCCAATGGTGACCTTAACCCCAATTGTGTGCCCCTGCCCAATTTTTACTATGAAAACCGGGGGGGCAAGTTTGTGGAAATGGCAAGTATGATAAAGGTCAACGATCCCGGCGTTGGCAGAGGCTCCATTGTATTTGATCTTGAAAATGATGGCGATATGGATATTCTGATAGTAAACCAAGCCCCCATTTATGAATACCCGGTACCATCGGTTACCAAATTGTTCCGTAATGATATGGCCAATGGAAATTGGCTAAAGGTGGCATTAAAAGGAACCAAGGGCGAAACCAATGGAATAGGGTCAAGAATAGAAGTGTTTGCTGGTAATACCTATATGGTTCGCGAAATAGATGGCGGCAACTCTAGCCATCTTTCACAGAGTTCGGCAGTGGCCCATTTCGGTTTGGGAGATTTGGAGACCGTTGACAATGTTATCGTTACCTGGGTAGGAGGTAAAAAACAAGTGGTAGGGGCACAAAAAGCAAACCAATTGCTTACTATAACGGAATCTGCTGACGGCAATAGCTACCATTGGTTGATTTTTTGTACATTTTTCCTATTGTTTTTGATAATAACCTTAATGGGATTGCAAACAAAAAGGCAAGCAAAATAA
- a CDS encoding VCBS repeat-containing protein — protein MKFSLSIVSFISLLAVGCSRKKTVTDTHKELQSSLFTLLPADSTNVHFQNVLKEGLNMNVMMYEYLYNGGGVAVGDFNGDYKMDLYFTSNMGDNKFYINQGNMEFKDTTVESKVGGRNGPWKTGVTAVDINGDDRLDIYLCYSGALPDHKRRNQLFINQGNNGNGIPIFEEKAKEYGLDSPAFSNQGHFFDYDHDGDLDMLLLNHNPKSLPVLNEKSTKQLLKTDNPLIGLRLYRQSKGTFKDVTLSSGINGSSLSYGLGLCISDINNDGWEDFYVSNDYTVPDYLYINNGNGTFSDKLKPSMGHISHFSMGNNIADVNNDGLQDIFTLDMLPEDNLRQKLLLWPDNYEKFDLNVRSGFHHQYMRNMLQLNNGNGTFSEIGQLSGVSNTDWSWAALLADFDNDGWKDLYVTNGYFRDYTNLDFINYMDGQIQSKGRLKREDVLRLIEKMPSTDLANYLYKNKDGIGFKNVTEEMGVQHIANSNGAAYADLDNDGDLDLVVNNINKPAFIYRNESNQKEGANFLQIGLKGIGGNKRGLGAKVTIYTKGKQQFLEQITTRGYLSSVSDILHFGLGREEKVDSLKIVWNDLTTQVLRDVFANQKLRVNQENTSKIETKKIRETNAVFTVTTSPVNYHTNAANQFNDFKRQTLLLSQFSHLGPCLAKGDVNNDGMGDIFVGGVKGQGAGLFLQRANGYFQKRSVPDFENDKGFEDTDAVFFDANSDGNLDIYVTSGGYHDFLPNGKLLQDRLYFGDGRGGFLKRGSTLPQMPTSTATVVIHDINQDSFPDIFVGGRVVPGRYPESPKSYLLMNDGNGNFQDVTENIAPQLQNLGMVTDALWSDFDNDNSKELMVVGEWMPLSMFKLREGKLHEITSNYFDEKYTGWWNTIKEGDFNNDGLTDFVVGNLGTNTQFQVSKNQPAELYYSDFDNNGSVDPVLFYFIGGKSYPGITRDELLGQLAGLRSKFTDYKSYAQATLNDIFDKKTLGKAHKLSINYAKTALFLNTPEKGFREMKLPVQAQFSQVNAIEILDYNNDGNQDMALFGNNHHLKLRFARSDANYGMLLKGDGKGNFEYIDQTSSGLNIQGQVDHLLRFNDVLLLSIQGRPPMAYKLSK, from the coding sequence TTGAAGTTTTCCCTATCAATAGTATCTTTTATATCCTTATTGGCAGTTGGCTGCTCTCGAAAAAAAACCGTTACGGACACACATAAAGAGCTACAATCCTCCCTTTTTACCCTATTACCTGCCGATAGCACCAATGTCCATTTTCAGAATGTCCTTAAGGAAGGTTTGAACATGAATGTGATGATGTACGAATATTTATATAATGGAGGAGGTGTCGCCGTGGGGGACTTTAATGGGGACTATAAAATGGATCTCTATTTTACCTCCAACATGGGCGATAACAAATTTTACATCAATCAGGGCAACATGGAGTTTAAGGATACCACTGTGGAGTCCAAGGTGGGGGGAAGAAATGGACCATGGAAAACAGGGGTAACCGCCGTGGACATCAATGGAGATGATAGATTGGATATCTATCTCTGTTATTCCGGTGCATTGCCGGACCATAAACGACGAAATCAATTGTTCATCAATCAGGGAAATAATGGTAATGGAATTCCCATCTTCGAGGAGAAGGCCAAAGAATATGGCTTGGACAGTCCGGCATTTAGCAATCAGGGGCATTTTTTTGATTATGATCATGATGGCGATCTGGACATGCTCTTGCTCAACCATAACCCCAAATCGCTTCCAGTTTTAAACGAGAAAAGCACAAAGCAGTTGTTAAAAACAGATAATCCGCTAATTGGGTTACGGTTATATAGGCAATCTAAAGGAACTTTTAAGGATGTCACCCTTTCTTCGGGAATAAACGGCTCCTCTTTAAGTTATGGACTTGGATTGTGCATAAGTGACATTAACAATGATGGCTGGGAGGATTTTTATGTTTCCAATGACTATACCGTTCCCGATTATTTATACATTAACAATGGTAATGGCACCTTTTCAGACAAGTTAAAACCATCTATGGGGCATATCAGCCACTTTTCCATGGGCAACAATATAGCCGATGTAAACAATGATGGCCTGCAGGATATCTTTACCTTGGATATGCTACCAGAAGATAACCTAAGACAAAAATTATTGCTATGGCCCGATAATTATGAAAAGTTTGATTTGAATGTCCGCAGTGGTTTCCACCATCAATATATGCGGAATATGCTTCAACTGAACAATGGCAACGGCACCTTTAGTGAGATTGGGCAACTTTCGGGAGTTTCGAATACCGATTGGAGTTGGGCTGCTTTATTGGCCGATTTTGACAATGATGGCTGGAAGGATCTTTATGTGACCAATGGGTATTTCCGGGATTATACCAATCTGGATTTCATCAATTACATGGATGGCCAGATACAGTCCAAAGGGAGGCTCAAACGGGAAGATGTATTGCGTTTAATTGAAAAAATGCCATCTACCGATTTGGCCAACTATTTGTACAAAAACAAGGATGGCATTGGATTCAAGAATGTCACCGAGGAAATGGGCGTCCAACATATTGCCAACAGTAATGGGGCCGCTTATGCCGATTTGGACAATGACGGGGATTTGGATCTGGTCGTAAACAACATCAACAAGCCGGCCTTTATCTACCGAAATGAGTCCAATCAAAAAGAAGGAGCCAATTTTTTGCAAATCGGGCTTAAGGGAATTGGAGGGAACAAAAGGGGCCTGGGGGCAAAGGTCACCATTTATACCAAGGGAAAACAACAATTTCTGGAACAGATCACAACAAGGGGCTATCTGTCATCGGTTTCCGATATCTTGCATTTTGGCCTGGGAAGGGAAGAAAAAGTGGATTCCCTGAAAATTGTTTGGAATGACCTAACGACACAAGTGCTACGAGATGTTTTCGCAAACCAAAAATTACGGGTAAACCAGGAAAATACTTCAAAAATCGAGACTAAGAAAATAAGGGAAACCAATGCGGTCTTTACTGTAACAACATCTCCGGTCAATTATCATACCAATGCTGCAAATCAGTTTAATGACTTCAAACGCCAAACCCTGTTGCTCAGTCAATTTTCACATCTAGGGCCTTGTCTGGCCAAAGGTGATGTAAACAATGACGGTATGGGGGACATTTTTGTTGGGGGGGTAAAAGGACAAGGGGCCGGACTCTTTTTACAGCGTGCCAATGGCTATTTTCAAAAAAGAAGCGTACCGGATTTTGAGAACGATAAAGGCTTTGAAGATACCGATGCCGTTTTTTTTGATGCCAATTCCGATGGTAATTTGGATATTTATGTGACCAGTGGGGGATACCATGATTTCTTGCCGAACGGTAAATTGCTGCAAGACCGCCTGTACTTTGGCGATGGCCGGGGAGGTTTCTTAAAAAGGGGAAGCACTTTGCCACAAATGCCCACCAGCACGGCAACTGTGGTGATACATGATATCAATCAAGATTCATTTCCCGACATTTTTGTAGGTGGTCGGGTAGTACCGGGTAGATATCCAGAGTCCCCAAAAAGTTATCTTTTGATGAATGATGGCAATGGCAATTTTCAAGACGTTACAGAAAATATAGCCCCCCAGTTGCAAAATCTGGGGATGGTCACCGATGCGCTTTGGTCAGACTTCGATAATGACAATTCCAAGGAATTGATGGTCGTTGGTGAGTGGATGCCACTATCAATGTTTAAGTTAAGGGAAGGAAAGTTACATGAAATCACATCAAATTATTTTGATGAAAAATACACGGGATGGTGGAACACAATTAAGGAAGGGGATTTTAACAATGATGGTTTGACCGACTTTGTTGTAGGCAATCTTGGAACGAACACCCAATTTCAAGTTTCGAAAAATCAACCCGCAGAACTCTATTATTCGGATTTTGACAATAACGGTTCGGTTGATCCTGTACTGTTTTATTTCATTGGGGGAAAAAGTTATCCCGGGATTACAAGGGATGAACTTTTGGGACAGCTTGCCGGGCTCCGGTCAAAATTCACAGACTATAAAAGTTATGCCCAGGCCACATTGAATGATATTTTTGATAAAAAAACCCTGGGAAAGGCCCATAAACTATCGATAAACTATGCGAAAACTGCCCTGTTTTTGAATACTCCGGAGAAAGGCTTCCGTGAAATGAAGTTACCAGTTCAAGCTCAGTTTTCCCAGGTAAATGCCATCGAAATACTGGATTATAACAATGATGGAAATCAAGATATGGCCCTCTTTGGAAATAACCATCACCTTAAATTGCGATTTGCGCGGTCCGATGCAAACTACGGTATGCTACTAAAAGGAGATGGAAAGGGAAATTTTGAATACATAGATCAAACAAGCTCGGGATTGAATATTCAGGGCCAAGTTGACCACTTGTTGCGGTTCAACGATGTTTTATTGTTGAGTATTCAAGGTAGGCCCCCAATGGCTTACAAATTATCCAAATGA